The window CGCCTGCCTGCCAGTGCTGGCGCAGGCGGTTGGTAAGGCGGGCGACTGGTTGCTCGTGCCGACCTTCGCCAACGGCCAGCCTGCCGCTGTGTCCTACCGGCGCGACGACCGCGGCGCTGGTGGCTCGATTCAGCCTGCCACCAATGCACACGGAGGACGCCCGATGAGGAGGCTGCACGCGGCGGCACTGGTGACGCTCGACGGAGTCATGCAGGACCCGGGCGGGTTCGGCGAGACTGCCGAAGGTGGCTGGGCTGCTGGCTACTTCGACGACGAAGCCGTCGCCGACTCGATCGAGCAGCTGATGGGGTGTGACACGTTCCTCTGCGGGCGGGTGACCTACGAACGACTGTTCCAAGCGTGGTCCGGCGCCAGCGGGGAGTACCTCCAGCTGATCAACCAGATGCCGAAGCTGGTCGCATCCACCACCTTGACCGGCCGGCTGGATTGGAATGCGACCGTCATCGACGGTGACATCGCCGAACGAGTCTCCGCGCTCAAGCAGGAGCCCGGCAAGGATGTCGTGCTGTACGGAAGCGCAACCCTCGTGCGCACCCTCATCGACCACAACCTGATCGACACCTACAAGCTCTCGATCTTCCCGTTCACCCTCGTCCGGGGCCGCCGACTGTTTCCAGCCGACGCGCCACCCGTGTCGCTCCACCTCACGCGGGTCAGGACCTTGAAGACATAGGTGATCATGCTCACCTATGGACGAGCGGTCCCTCCCCGCAGGCTAGCGAGCTAGCCGCTGCGGCCTATCCTGCGTACGCGGCGTACTACGACCTCGTGGCGGCTCACCAGGTTGCCTGCCTGGCGGTAGTAGCGGCGCTGCAGCGCGCCTTCCACCTCGATCAGGTCGTCCGGTTGCCAGCTGAGCATCTGCCTACGGACGCCCGTCCGCCAGGTGGAGCAGTCCAACGTGTCGATGCTGACGCCGCGCCGGCCGTCCCGGCGGGCCCGCATGTCGCCGCTCGCGCGCGGCACGATCACCCGCCAGGTCACGATCTCGTCGCCGCTGGGCAGTTCCCGCACCTCGGCCACCGCGGCCAGCCGGCCGCGCAACCGCACGACGTTCGGCTCCTCCGCCGTCGCCGGCGCCGCCTGCTGTGGACTCATGCCGTCTCCTCTCCGTGGGAGACACCATGGTGCGGCGTGTCGGTCCGTCGGTGCGGGTACGCGAGCGCAGCTGTGGACAACGCACGCTGCGCTGTCGCTCAGCCGAGGTCGATGATGCCGTCGCCCTCGTCGTCGGGCGCGGCGGGACGACGACTCCGGCGCTGCTGGCCGGTGAGGTCCGCCCACCGATCTTCGGCGTCGGTCTCCCCCGCGTTGTCCTGCTGGGCGACGCGTTCGAACCACGACGCCGCCTCGTCCTGCCGCCCGGCCGCGGCCAGCGCATCCGCGTACGCGTACCGCAACCGCACCTGCCAGGGCGCCTTCGTCCGCGCCTTCAGCTCGGGCACCTGCAGCATGACGACCGCGGCGTCCCGCTGGCCCATGTCCCGGCGGGCACCCGCGGCGACGATAAGCATCTCGATCCTGGCAGTGTCGTCCAGCCGCGCCGCCTCCGTGGACTCGGCCAGCGTGAGTGCGCGTTCTGGCCGGCCCATGCCGCGCTCGCAGTCCGCGATCAGCGGCAGGAGCTCGGTGGGGGTGCCGAGCCGCCGGGCCGCCCGCAGCTCCCTGGCGGCGTCGTGCCAGCGGCCGGCGGCGTACGCGGTGACGCCGCAGATCTCCCGTACGACCGCCAGCCGTCCGCCGCGGCGGACGGCTGCCTGCGCGTGCTCGTAGGCCAGTGCAGGGTCGTCGGCCACGAGCATCTCGGCCGCGGCCAGGTGGTTGCCCACCCGCTCGGCGAGATCGCGCGGCAGTGCGCGCAGCTCACGGCGCACCTCACGGCTGAGCTCGGTGAGCTCGAGGCCGTCCGGCAGCTGCGGGTCGTCGCCGCCGCCGTGCGCCGACGGTCCCCGGACCGACTCCGGCCGGTCACCGTAACCCCGCCGTTCACGCGGGCCGCCGTCCCGGCCGCCTGGACC of the Streptosporangiales bacterium genome contains:
- a CDS encoding pyrimidine reductase, with protein sequence MRRLHAAALVTLDGVMQDPGGFGETAEGGWAAGYFDDEAVADSIEQLMGCDTFLCGRVTYERLFQAWSGASGEYLQLINQMPKLVASTTLTGRLDWNATVIDGDIAERVSALKQEPGKDVVLYGSATLVRTLIDHNLIDTYKLSIFPFTLVRGRRLFPADAPPVSLHLTRVRTLKT
- a CDS encoding single-stranded DNA-binding protein; its protein translation is MSPQQAAPATAEEPNVVRLRGRLAAVAEVRELPSGDEIVTWRVIVPRASGDMRARRDGRRGVSIDTLDCSTWRTGVRRQMLSWQPDDLIEVEGALQRRYYRQAGNLVSRHEVVVRRVRRIGRSG